The Gossypium raimondii isolate GPD5lz chromosome 2, ASM2569854v1, whole genome shotgun sequence genome segment cataattcaagtttcatttgtataattgcaccaaatcaaatttatgtatcaaattacacattggACCACagttcatgtataaattttgatacttattccaaaaaatatagggtaaactacacccaaagtcactaaactattagtaaatttatattttgatcactcaacttcaaaagcTACAAAATAATCATCGAACAAAATACTCTTGATGATgatcttcttttaattttaccctttaaactctctctctctttaaGAATGTGGAGTGGACACTAGCTATGTTTTTAATGCAGTGTTAATTccttattatgattttagtttatTCTTGTTATTGTGTTAATATTGtgttatttgttgtttttgtcttctttttgaattaaaaaacaTTGTAATCGATTTTTTCAgtatcttaaatttatttttaacaaaagaataaataagtaaaaattcaattaattcggttaaccatCCGATTTAATCGAAATAATTTCATTAGTAATATTCCTtcgattaaggactaaattttttATCACATAATTAATGGACGAAGTTGGCAACCACCACACTACATATCGtgattgataatatttttaaaatgtcatggtagacaaattatatatatttataaactttattacTAGAGTCCCCACATGAATGAAAGATACCAACATCTTAGTTTCGAGTAACAACAAAGATACCAACGTCCTGATTTCCAGTAACCAAGGTATGGATTTCAGTTATTTAACCAAATCTTTATCCTTTCTTCATTGAGCATTTGTCAATGCTTTACATTAATTAAAGCAAAAGAATGAATGGTTCATTCATTTGAGACTACTGATACCAAAGGTTTATTGGAAAAGAAGGCTTTTAAGTTGACAACAATCAGCTGGTCCAAAGCTTCAAAGGATTCTGGAGTCATGACAGCGCAGTGTGGAGACAACACGACATTATCAAGTCCAAATAGCTCCCTTGGGACATTAGGCTCATTTTCATACACATCAAGACCAGCACCACCCATTTCTCCCCACACCAAACACTGCACTAATTCCTTCTCGTTGATCAACGAGCCACGCCCGACGTTGATTATCACTCCATCCTTCCCTAATGCTACCATGACATCCTTATTGATCATGTGGTAAGTTTCCTTTGTCAGTGCACAGCAAAGAACGAGAACATCACTATTTGCAGCAAGGTCCCGGACATTAGCATAGAATGGAAATGAAACAGATTGCTTCTTGTTTCTTGAGGTGTAGGCAATGGTGCAGCCAAAGGCTAAGAGCCTCTTTGCAACTTCAGAACCAATGCTTCCCAAGCCCACAATCCCTACTCGCTTATCACCTAGCTGCAATTCCAAGTTTAGAACAGTGTTTTCGTAAGGACCAAACGGGATGATCTAGTGCCTTGTAAAAGCAAAACGATGacatattttgatgtttaatgcaCTCTGCCATTGTTAGGCCAAGCCAACAGCTGTTTTGGAATGGTATGCAATATTTATGGTAAATTTACACTTTGacccctaaaattgataaaattttaatttaatcttttaaaaattataaatatataaactattaaaacaataaaattattttttttactatcataaaaatatacaatttaattccggtcaaaaaaaattccaaaccTCAGCCACAGACACTATTTTCCCCAAAAGTTCATTGCCAGaaagaatggaaaaagaaaattgccCATTTAAGATCAAGAAACAACTTGGTGTTATTTAGATTTGATAAATCCAATTATGTTGTCTATGCAAATATTGTTGAATATCTGAAGTCAATCAACaacatcaaaatttcatcaACTGGATTCCTTCACTTATATGTTAAATTCTGCTACTCAAGGAATCAACAACCAGATAAAAAAGAAGTAAGTGGAGTAGCCGCaactaaaatggtaaatttttaatttagatctattataatttataaaattttaaattaataatgataaaattttatttttgttttttagaataataaaaatttaatttaaccctttaaaaatattaagatatatattattaaaataataaaatttgattcccgcctaaaaaaaatattcagcctCAGCCACTGATAATAAAGACAACAAACGTTTACCTTAAAACCAAGAGGGTAGTTTTCTTTAACTGGCCACAGCCGACCACGAACAAATCTATCAGCAGCAGAGATTCTTCTCAGCACATCGATCAACAACCCAACAGCACAATCCGCTACATCCTCTGCGAAGGCTAAGCTAACATTAGTAACAACGATGCCTCGGCTCCAACAAGCAGGGAGGTCTATATGATTAAGGCCAGCACTTGTTGCCACTATCAGCTCCAAAACAGGCAGTCGCTCGAGAAACTCGGCGGAAATTGGAGAATAGCCGATAGTCATGAGAACTCTTATGAAGGGAGCATGACGGGCAAGAAAGGAGTCATATGGTTCAGGCGATTCGTGAGGGTCTAGCATATGGAATTGAGAACGTAACTGATCTCTGAAAGAAGGGTCTAAAGGAATTTCGTATGACGGTAGACGATGAACCAGGACTATAGGTAGCTCTTTAGGTTGTTGTGGTTCTTTGTCCGCCATCGTTGGGGTAGGAGAGGATTCAGTGTTAtctccaaataataataaaaacagctTAGTTTTGTCATTAAATCATGGCTTATATTTTTGTCGGCTCATGAAAAGCATATATAAAAGAtgagcttcttttttttttatgtaaaagtgTTTTTTCCtggaaaataataaacaactgatattattttagaaaaatttactacttaaaaaaaaatactttttggtTTTAACTTCTCCATCtgccaaaagtgcttttggattctatttatatttttaacctttgttttctaccaaaattttaatatttatatttagtatataaatattatcccttttaaaactttaatttaaatatatgtaatattttaatttgttaggtttatattttctatgttatgttaatatctaatatgagttatatattcaaatacattttaaaataaaataatacaaatatgttaaaagcattaattaaaaataaaaataattttaaaataatacaattgtgtcaatatctaattagaaatatttaattattatatttaaatatttaaatatagtttatatattctaattaaatttaataaataattaatattaattacttagaaatatttaaaattaacaatatatattaaaatattaacaataagttatgataaattattttttataattttgctaaaatatcataatattaactaatttgaacattatttaaatacatatttgttactttataatatcatatctaaaatgaacattttatttctcaaaagcatcttttgacagcaataccaaacactcaaatttttcaaaagtacttctcaaaagcacttctcaaaagtacttttccacagcacttttcaaaaatacttttcaaaagcaatgaagaactggcccttaaTATTATTGAACACTAATGAAGTTAACaattgagtttgaaattttaaatatgaaaattgaggatgaaattcttaaaaatagaaataggaagactgaattttaaatatagaaaaagtaaaactacttaaaacatattttagcCTTTTTAATTTACCTCCATCACACTTATATGTAACCATCCacagaagaaaaaagaacactttttctttccctctaaaacaaaagagaaaattttagtCTTTGAGCTTAAAGCTATCTTTATCGCAATCCCAAAACACCCAATGGTGGAAGCTCAAAAATGGACAAGGAGGATGAGCAACCCAAGGTTGGACACAGCGGCCACCGCAGACGATCATGTTCTGGATATTCCGACAATCCCAACTGCTGAGGTTAGAAACGGCATCTACACCTTTGGATCCCATCCCACTCCCAATCTTTTAACAGCACTCATCATCGCCTCATGGTTCATGTCCAACACTGGTGTCCTTTTGCTCAACAAGTACCTCCTCAGCTTTTATGGTTACCGTTACCCAATCTTCCTCACCATGCTTCACATGCTCTCATGTGCTTCATACAGTTACATGGCCATAAACTTCCTTGAAATAGTCCCAAAGCAACACATTTTATCAAAGAAACAGTTCTTCAAGATCTTTGCATTATGTGCCATCTTTTGTTTCTCTGTTGTCTGTGGGAATACTTCTTTAAGGTATATTCCTGTCTCGTTTAACCAAGCTATTGGTGCAACCACCCCTTTATTCACCGCCATATTTGCTTTCATAATCACTTGCAAGAAGGAATCAGTTAAGGTTTACTTTGCACTTTTGCCTGTGGTTTTTGGGATTGTTTTAGCCACAAACAGTGAGCCTTTGTTTAACCTGTTTGGGTTCTTGGTTTGCATTGGTTCAACTGCTGGTCGTGCTTTGAAATCTGTGGTTCAAGGTATATTATTAACCAATGAAGCTGAGAAGCTACATTCCATGAACTTGTTGTTGTATATAGCACCTATGGCAGCATTGATTTTGTTACCATTTAGTCTTTATAACGAAGGGAATGTTGCAAGGATCACACTTGAGAAAGCTAGGACTGATTCATTCATCATTTTGTTGTTGATTGGGAATGCCACGGTAGcctatttggtgaatttgaccAATTTTTTAGTTACCAAGCATACAAGTGCCCTTACTTTGCAGGTTTTAGGCAATGCCAAAGCTGCATTAGCAGCTTTTGTGTCGGTCATGGTGTTTAGGAACCCGGTGACTATGACGGGGGTAACTGGATTTGCTGTTACAATTATGGGAATTGTGCTTTACAGTGAGGCAAAGAAGAGATCTACGATCACAACATATTGACCAATATGGTAAAGAAACAAAGGATGGGGATTCATTTTGGTTGCCACAAACACTGGTGCAaccctcttttcttctttttaatcaTTTACCATATATTTCTTGTTCTTTTATGATCATTCTTAAGAGAATAAAAAACAACATGCTTTTGCATGATGGAACAACTTGAGAATGAAATTCATGGTGCCATTTTCAGGTGTTTAAGCAAAGGATCTTGATagaaatttcttcttttatataataCCATTTCAAGGTTCATCTTTATGATCTATAATGTGTTCTTTTTCCCTTTCCAATCATAAATGCTCAATTTGTTCACATGTGTTTCTCATCATGGAATGtcattttatgtattaaatatgATGTTGAAAACAAAATGGGATAACTTACAATTCAAGTTGATGGACAATGAAAcaaccttagggcatgtttcttatgttattattatatggTGAAAGTATGTGTCAAGCCCTCTATTATAGGATTGAACTAAAAT includes the following:
- the LOC105789177 gene encoding glyoxylate/hydroxypyruvate reductase HPR3-like, producing MADKEPQQPKELPIVLVHRLPSYEIPLDPSFRDQLRSQFHMLDPHESPEPYDSFLARHAPFIRVLMTIGYSPISAEFLERLPVLELIVATSAGLNHIDLPACWSRGIVVTNVSLAFAEDVADCAVGLLIDVLRRISAADRFVRGRLWPVKENYPLGFKLGDKRVGIVGLGSIGSEVAKRLLAFGCTIAYTSRNKKQSVSFPFYANVRDLAANSDVLVLCCALTKETYHMINKDVMVALGKDGVIINVGRGSLINEKELVQCLVWGEMGGAGLDVYENEPNVPRELFGLDNVVLSPHCAVMTPESFEALDQLIVVNLKAFFSNKPLVSVVSNE
- the LOC105789176 gene encoding probable sugar phosphate/phosphate translocator At1g12500 — its product is MVEAQKWTRRMSNPRLDTAATADDHVLDIPTIPTAEVRNGIYTFGSHPTPNLLTALIIASWFMSNTGVLLLNKYLLSFYGYRYPIFLTMLHMLSCASYSYMAINFLEIVPKQHILSKKQFFKIFALCAIFCFSVVCGNTSLRYIPVSFNQAIGATTPLFTAIFAFIITCKKESVKVYFALLPVVFGIVLATNSEPLFNLFGFLVCIGSTAGRALKSVVQGILLTNEAEKLHSMNLLLYIAPMAALILLPFSLYNEGNVARITLEKARTDSFIILLLIGNATVAYLVNLTNFLVTKHTSALTLQVLGNAKAALAAFVSVMVFRNPVTMTGVTGFAVTIMGIVLYSEAKKRSTITTY